A single window of Ischnura elegans chromosome 8, ioIscEleg1.1, whole genome shotgun sequence DNA harbors:
- the LOC124164130 gene encoding cytochrome c1, heme protein, mitochondrial-like gives MAAAVARICGTGLLKVNNGTLLQRAKFSSTRTWSRSRKTFLVTIGVLTGGGAGLAIALDQSVKASDLELHPPKNPWSHTGWFASLDHASIRRGYEVYKQVCAACHSIQYLAYRNLIGVSHTEAEAKAEAEEVQIQDGPDESGNMFMRPGKLSDYFPKPYPNEEAARAANNGAYPPDLSFITLARHGGEDYIFALLTGYCDAPAGVVLREGQYYNPYFPGGAISMAQALYNEVLEYEDGTPATASQLAKDVSTFLKWAAEPEHDDRKKMTIKAIMIFSLLVGITYYVKRHKWSVLKSRKIAFKPPSK, from the exons ATGGCTGCTGCTGTGGCAAGGATTTGCGGAACCGGACTTCTCAAAGTAAATAATGGAACATTATTGCAAAGG GCTAAATTCTCTTCCACTAGAACGTGGTCCAGAAGTCGTAAAACA TTCCTCGTCACGATCGGAGTGTTAACAGGAGGTGGTGCAGGACTAGCTATAGCCTTAGACCAATCGGTTAAAGCTTCAGATTTGGAGCTTCACCCTCCTAAAAATCCATGGAGTCATACGGGTTGGTTTGCATCATTAGATCATGCCAG CATTCGAAGGGGGTATGAAGTTTACAAACAAGTTTGTGCTGCCTGCCACAGTATTCAGTATTTGGCTTATCGTAATTTAATCGGAGTCTCTCATACTGAAGCGGAGGCGAAAGCCGAAGCAGAAGAGGTCCAG ATCCAAGATGGTCCTGATGAGAGTGGAAATATGTTTATGAGGCCAGGAAAGTTGTCAGATTACTTCCCTAAGCCATATCCAAATGAAGAAGCTGCTAGAGCCGCAAACAATGGTGCTTATCCTCCTGACTTGAGCTTCATTACATTAGCTAGGCATGGAGGAGAG GACTACATTTTTGCCCTTCTGACTGGATATTGTGATGCTCCAGCTGGAGTCGTGCTGAGGGAAGGGCAGTACTACAACCCATACTTCCCAGGAGGTGCTATCAGTATGGCCCAAGCATTATATAATGAG GTATTGGAGTATGAGGACGGAACGCCAGCAACAGCCAGTCAGCTTGCAAAGGACGTTAGCACCTTCTTGAAGTGGGCTGCAGAGCCCGAGCATGATGATCGCAAGAAAATGACTATTAAG GCTATCATGATCTTCTCCCTGCTGGTGGGAATAACTTATTACGTGAAGAGGCACAAGTGGTCAGTGCTGAAGAGCCGCAAGATAGCCTTTAAACCACCATCCAagtag